The genomic stretch ACTTATCGTTAGATAGGATCGATTTCTCGAAAGAGAAGCCTAACATCCGAGTGTAATACGATAAATTATAGCTACTACATAAATTCTGTTTATTctggtttatttatttaactgatGAACCGCTTAATATCGGTTAGTAACCCACGTTCGCTACACGTGATGTTAGCTGTTTggatgttttatttgtttatctcTTTCGCATTAAGTATCCTAGTACGCTATtaacgtttatttaataaatacaagtgcaattcgattttgatattaattcgaataaataattatggacTACGGCTgctaatgaatatttaaattggaATTAGGCTTTATATATGtactaaacataatttatttattaattaggtactagctttccacccgcagcctCGCCCTTcgcgcatagttcccgttcccgtgggatttccgggataaaacctagcctatttCCGGGGgtaaaaaatagcctatgtcctttctcgggtatcaaaatatctctgtaccaaatttcatgcagattggttcagtagtgaaggcgtgattgagtaacagacagacagacagagttactttcgcatttataatattagtatggattaatgtCTTCTTAAGCGTTAGTTTTATGAtcattttgttaataataacaataatgcTGAAATGAAACGATAAATGTTAATATAGTATGTttcacttttattaaaatttacacacAGCTTACTGTGAAAGCGATTAAGCATAACAACTTAAATAACATCGCGAGAGTTCGAGAGGTTAAAACTCCGTAAAATGTAGTTTAAGTTTTAACACGAGCTTTTTGTTATAGAGAACGAAGAAGAAAAACACAcacctattataattttttcacaCATATATGATAAAGGTATTGAGATTGATGTAAAATTTAGGTGTATTTAAAAGGGATAGTCAAAATGGTTTTGAGCATAATACGATAgctatttatacaaataattaggattttttaaacgttttggCGTGATACtttcgaaaaatatttaatagtaataaataatatcttgtAGTTTACTGAAGTTATGTCTCAAAATATTCTAAAACCGTATGAAACTTTGTCTGAACACTCGCTCTTCTGATGAATGCTATTGATCATTTTCGGCACATTCTCCGAACTTTACAATGCTAGCTGGAATTCGCATCACAAAGTTATTTGAATAACACAACTCCAGTTCcaatgaataattattcatttaaaattgtttaaatcaaaataaaccGTCAGTGcaagctaatttttttgtattaacttTTTCCTAACATTATTTCTCACCGCGTTATGATATCGTTTATTATAAAGGCATTGTATCTTATTACTTAATACTGCATTACATAAGCTAATACATAAGTTATTATATGCATCGGTAATGTGACATAAAATAAGCTCATCATCCTTATCTGCTACGAAGCGGCTCTACATTGTCTACGCGTCTACGTCGTAGCTGGTTTAAAATGATTACCGCGCGGCCTAATTTCCCTATAAAGGAAGATATTGTTCTTTTGAACATCGGAATAATAACAGAAAATGAAacgttaaaactttttataaagATCGTTATCTTAAATGTTAACATAAAAGAGACATGtgccaataaatgtatttcaataaCTTTTATGTTCAAagcaatgaataaaaataactaaatgaaACTCATATTTCGCGATTGCTTTATAGAAAcatatttcttttctttcgTTATTATTTCACCTTATAAAGTGtgaaaataatctacagaataTAAAAATGGGTTTAAAAATAGCTACGTTATCTCATATTAACCTTATCCATAATTGTAAGTAATATAATTGAAGAATTCAaggttaataaaacaaattgatgTAGCTATCGTGGCCAtgtactaatataaaaataattgctcGAGGTTCACTAATAAGGCGATATTACAATACTCATTGCATTTACACATACCGTATTGTatattagtacctactatATATTACAATGCTTTAACATGGTGATTTATTAGTATATCTTTACTAAtctataacaatataataaagctgaagagtttgtttgtttgtttgaacgcgctaatctcaggaactacttactggtccaatttgaaaaattcttccggtgttagatagcccatttaacgAGGAGGCGTTATTATATATAGCCTTGAGGAGTAAAACCACGGGGCACAACTAGTAGTACTATATATGTACTAAATACTGATGTCCTGCAGCTCTAACGTTCTTGAGTCGAGGGCGGCGTGGCGCCAACTGGGCGGCATTTGTCTTCGCTCCTTAAATACTTGACTAGATAGTAGAATCTCCTTGATAGtgaaacatattaattattccagTGACAGTTATGAAATAAGTTCACTCTGTATCGCATGAAGGAATTATTTATGATGCCCTATAAGGATACCTTTATTAAGAGTCATTTCTCTTAAATAAGGCTAGGTAGTTTAAACGCAGTTAAGTTTATAACAGTGAAAAATATGGTCTGCTtattaagtcaaaataaatgatttgatttgatttgatttgaaagTAATCTATAGTGTGGTATGGTATTGAAAGTAAcgattttatataggtaactaTGAAATGGTAgcaagtattttaataaataaggttCCATTGaagcataattaattaaactctATCATGCTCGATCTCTATGAAAAGTATATCAAAATACAAGTACacaatgttaaatttaaaggATTTTCTACAATGTCTACATGAAAATTCTGTGGTTTGTTATTGTATtctaaaaattgttatttatagcAAAACACATTTACTCACGCTCAAGTAAATTAATTTCCGATCATTCATATCGTAGACTGTTTCTCCGATATGAGTGACGATATCGTAGAAGCCGTTCCTACATCACATGTTTATATGGGTTAGGTTGGAATTTGTAAAGTAAATCGTATTATTTGATACCGGTAGTTtcaattgttaaataaaactgCACAATGTCTTGATAGTTTTATTCGTATAcagtttgaaattaaaattgcaataataaatctttacatataatattataattcatttttaaacaaaaaaattatataacatttaatgttaattaacattacaaaGGATCCATTATACAGAATACGACGTACAGTCATAAAATTAACTATGCTTCAACTTATCAGCATCGCGAATTACAGAATTTTTAGCCTGTATGTGCTAAGAACATTAGTCCGTTATCCGCAGTACTGAACAGTTAAATAGTGATATTTGTGATAAACCAAAATGCAAGAAATAAGAAGTAAACTggtttaaataaatgtgtggGAGGTGATTTGGATTAGAAGATATGACGTCGCTAAAGCATGGCGTCAATTTGAGCCGGCGGGCGTGCAGGCATTCGCTTGGCCTGCTTACTGCCGCTGTTCTTCTCTCAATTGCTAACTCAAATCCTATCGAAGTAAGTATtcagttaattaattataagtatgtcataaatatataactgAAAAGTAAggttcatttttaaaatattgcctACCGATATCTAGAAGAAGTATGAAAACGTTAGAATATAGTTCTGTgtgaatttcaaatattttatcattcaGTCAGcaaataatctattttatatttgttttcgtAATAGTTCATTACTTTTCACGGTCGTTTTCCTAAGAGTTTGTAGAACTTTAAACGACGACGTAAATCTGTTATTGTAAAATCTTAGTCAGAAGTTTATATTTGTAGCCAAAGTTCGATTTAGTTACGTAGAGGCAGGTACAACAAATCAACTAAATAAGCAACTCTATTGTTTTTGTACTTGATCtttatagaatttatttattaaattatagtttttttataagatgtttgACACACCAATCTTTATACGAAAGATAACCGAACGTGATTCTATCCAACGTATTGATTTTATACAGGGTAAATGCATTTCACATTGGTTACTCTCTTTGTTGGATTTATCGATATTATTTGACTAGATCAAGTCTTCTACTTCAATGATCTAATCTACAACTATGTACATATAACAATTGTAATACTCATCTGCTGACTACTGCAAAAAAATGGTTAatcgtttattaattattattttagttaaaatcCTCTCGTTCTGCGAATGCGCTAAAATGTTAGCGAacaattttctaaaaatattttacgcgAAATATTCATGCAAGTAAAATACTCACGTGTTTTCATGGTTGTGTTGACCTTGCAAGAATATAATCGATTATTGAAGTGACGgtataaacaaaatgtttatatatgaATAACTTTATGCCTGAGAAAATGGATGCCATATTCGTATTTTATTAGTCTGcgcatatttaaataactaaagagAATTTTCTTCTTTGTTTTCTTATCTGAATACACTAGTGTATTAGAATATATTAAGATGTTTTTCATGTTCCTTTCTGTGAGATTTAGAAATAAACAAgcagtttttaaatattaaaggttATTCcgtatacatattacataggtaaCTTGATGATAGGATAGACGATAGTTATACAGgatgtcccactattggtaagTATACTAAgtgcgaagggacttgtagttttgcatacactggtcacgtaaaaatacttaaacaataaaattacataaaaaaattgttgttaattttttcttgaaaatccatgttttcttctctagcttcgcagTTCGCACAGCTGGCATTtaccgcttcgctaatgtgagcattttgtaatttgtctATGAATAGTGAatacataatcttaaacgatagcgtCACGTGCTGGTAGCAAATCTGGGCGggtgttatgggtgtacacatagagttttaagaattcatctattaaaaaaaacctggGTCTGGaactttataagtatttttttacgtactcagcgtatgcaaaactataaccctctttgagcttagtataccaacagtgggacaccctgtatagtttAGGCATTTTAcgttaaatatgtttttttaaattaatttaaaataatgtttccaTGTATTGCAAAGTAACTTCGTTTATAATCCCTATAGACATctataatttcatttactctcacaaaaatgtaaacgtCCATTATAAGTTGATATACAAGAAAGTTCTAGAACAAAGAATGTCCGGTCAAAGGTCAAGATGAACCTTCAATGGCTTGTGGCTGGCAAGAATTCAGCAATAGCGCAACGCGATTGCCTTTTCGACGGAGAGAACATCTAatccatattttattgtacttatttaatataaaagtaatatataaaagacAGACGTAATATGAAATAAGTTAAGAAATAGGCTCTTATTAAattggttatttttattttatccatcACGATCATGTCATATGAACATGCTCATTTTCGAAGTGTTTGAAAAATGCAgagtttatgttttatatacttacataacaCTTTTATAACCAATATCATCAATCTTAATTCAGTCATTGAAGGTTATTTTTAGTCTGGAATAATTAATCCAACCCCTAGAATGCTAACAAATATAATCTTCTTACATGTATCGTTATTAGTTTATAAAACCTTGACGCTTCCTCGAACCCATTTTTATCTAACAAATATTCTACGTAAGCCAGTACAACAGGAATATTTCGGAGACTATTCCCGTAACATGCTGACACAGGATTAGATAGTAATCCGGTTTATAGAGGATTGTTATATTCGCTCAGCATCCcagactttattttatacatacctTTGTTGTCTGCGATTCAAAGTTGCAagtcatttaatatttaaaaagtttatttgtgtagactattataattatcctgatctctgaaaaaaatacgtaattataaGTTGtctattaaagttaaatagGTAGCGTTAGTATAGTGTGCTTTAGGCGAATAAttcgtaataatatattatttttaaaacaataactgTGTTTAATGCTTATGCATTTAAATGGACAcattatcttaaaaaaaaaaacaagatttaactcaagaattatttaaatcaaccGATCCAatcaaaatgttattttttaatttccttgcccatattattgtttaatgtttaccaacatatatttttacgtGAATTTCACGAATAAAAACACCTGTTCCCCAGAGCACCACAAAAGCAAGTCCGTCCATAGCAGTCGATGGGATCTCAACGTATCCGGGACTCGGTTTTGGCCCCATGGGTCCTGTAGCGCCCCTACCTGGGGAGCCGCCAGGCACCCAGCTCCAACAAAAGCAGGAGACCACAACAGAATTACCGGTCACTCAAGAGCCCAAGAAGGAGAGTACACTGGTGATAGCCGCGTTCGAATTCCATCGCGTTGAAACGCCATTCTTAATTGGCGTATGGATATTTTTTGCCAGCATCGCTAAAATTGGTAAGAGCTTTTTCTGTTcaaacatgtttttttgtttactaAATTCAGTCTTTCGTAGATATGTTGTAGTTATGTTCTGATATGACGTCGTTGATGTAATGCGCGATCGTAGTTTGTTCAAACTAATTAGGGACTTAATATACATTTCAAAATACCTATATAGCCTTAGTATATAGCATACAATTTCTAGTAAAACGAATTccacaacaataacaatatgaACATATCAACAGTGAAGTTTGATAATTACTTCGACATTTGATATAAGAGAATTACTAACTTCAATATGCATATTCATGATGAAAGCTCACGGTTTCTGCTCACTGAAGTTTATTATTAGATTCGTTACGACACAAGCCAGTTACTCTGTGTTGAGAAATCCTCTTTGGTTCGCACTACATTGCAGTAAAGTTTATTCCTGatcataaacatattattaaatgccataTCGATATAGAAATGTTGTATTGGAAACTTGCATGCGCAACTAACTAACAATTAAACTTAACTGAGCTTTTCTTCTCTAGtgttaagtataaaaaattgtcTATAAACTACATCTTTTCGATTGAAATTTCTTCTATGTTGTTAAAAAAGGAAAGGTAGTAATAAAACTTCACTTTCAAACAaacgattttatatttttaccaaaaaacaaaatttataaatataacaacaaataaaagaaCTACAACGTATTTTTGTGAGATGAAGGCTTCGCTGAGCTTAAGTTGAAAATACTTTGGTAACTAAGTCGAGATTTTCCCCGTCGCCTCACAGAAAATACTTTCTTGCATTTATTTCTGAGAAAACTATTACGAGTGTATACTGGGTGTGTGTGTAACCATTTTCGTGATTTATGACgtagttttttatttgaattgttGCTTTTGGAAACACACAAATTTAAGATAGGATCCTCCAAAAAGCAAGCCGCAATAACGGGTGATTGTCTCGGTTCAAACCCCGTTATCAGCTTAGTATCACTAATTTTTTTGGAATCTTTCCCGTGGGACGGGCAatgaatatcaatttcaatagAACTTGTGGATACTGTTGACATGGAATGATCTCCACATGATAAAGGATTAGTAAATTTATCCTCATAACGCAATGTGTGATAGTTCGAATAAAAGTTGCTAGTTTTTGAATGATTTTTATCAAATGAAGCATTATACGCTTTTGGGTGCAACAATGAATTATCTTgtgaattatgtttatttctaaacTGACAGCCAACGTCTCTGATATAAATTATGGCATCGCCACCAACATTATTTTCAGGTTCTTCTATTCTATTTCTCTTGGAATTAGTGCATTCGTATTGACAGTACTTATTTGATTTTGGGAAATCGCATGGCATTGTAGATGGCATTTGATAAGGTGATCGTGATGGCGAAGTATAATTCATTTGAGGTGCTAAAAAATATCTTGGTTCATATTCACTCATATATTCACAAGTATTCTGAGTTGTGTGAAAGTGATGACGATGTTCCAAGTCGCCGTTAAGTGAATCATGCTGATGTGTGGGAACGTATTTAGTTGGAGTATAAACAGGATATTCTACATTATTGTCGTCTTCATTAGCAGTTTGCTTTGTAAGTTCATCGTAGTTCAGGGTTTTGGAAAAAGGAACACATAAAGGTAGATTGATGCAGCGTGGTCGGTGAAGACAGGGAGGAATGTATTcacagttattttttaatacattaagCCTTTGACAAGAAGGTGCGACAGTGCATGGTGGATGGTGTCGGCAAGCTTTGGTGACTTTAATTGTTCTTGGCATATTCTTTAGTTTTGGTGccttattaaaacatttgatAGAATTGCTATATACTTGTTCGCAAGGAAGAATTTGACAGACAGGAACAAGTTCACAGGGTGGTTCATGTTTACAACTATCTTGATCTGCTATAGGTCTACTTTTTTGGCTGATGTTACTGACATAAGAATACTGAGCTGGACTTGAATTTTCTTGCGTTCGATGGATAGGGGAGGGATTTAGATTTAAACTTTCTTCTTGCTCACTCATAGTTATGATTTCAACTTTCTCATTACAATTTGGACATAAGTATTGCCGAGGTTTTTTACATCTGTATTTGCCACTATTATTAGACTTAATTTCGTTACAAGTTTTGTTTGACCCATTTTGTTTTGAAACGCGTTTTATTACCTCACCGTGTTTATTAGTTGATTCATACTCTACGTGTATATTGCTTGCTCTCGCACTTGTTTCTTTATCCGCTAAAATTACAGCAATATCTGACTTCACTTTTTCTTTTTGGTACGAGCCCACTTTCATAGCACTAACCACTTGATTAGCTACTGTGATAGTTTTACTATTACCAGCTAGTTTAGTTAATGATTTGTTATCAGTGCATGGGCAGgcatatgaaaataattgacATGGACATGGATCTTCGGTGCGTTTTCCACGATCCGTTCTCTTAGTTTTCTTTTCTTCAGGAATAGGTTTAGTGTACTCAGTTCGATACTTAGCATATGACCAAAACTTCTGctgtttttcattaaatttaatattcttatcAATACATCCATTATCTTTAAGATATATTTCAGATGAGATAAGAGATGCATTTGGTgacttttttactttttttgtaATGATTGCTACACTGTCTTTCGCATTTATTCCTGTTTGTATATCTGTAGCACATTCTTGTCCTATTGCATCTGATTTTGTATCAAACCCATTACTTTTACAGTCTTGAACCAAATTAACGATATTATTagtagatatttttacatcCGGGCCACAATGATATGAATGTCGTTTTGCTAAATTATCTAGATCGTAAAAGAGAGTGCTAGTTGAACGAACAATTGATTTGTCGCTCGATCTTTTATTGAGAGCATGATATTTTTCGCTAGTAACGTATGGAGTAGTATCAAATGTATACGACTCGCGTATTTCTGAATATTTTCTATGGGgatcattaaaaatttcttgAAAGTTTGATACCTGTTTAGGTTTTGAATAGCAAGTTTCATTTTCACGTGTTTGtacaaaaatatcataaatactCGTAAACGATTTCGCTATGTGATTTCTTATTTTGTTTGGAGATGTTTTCCTCTCTgccattataaaataataaaggattCAAAAcactaaactaatatttacaactagaaaatttattgtaattttttttggattttttgtttgtcatattaaaatcataaCACATAAAATAGCCACAGACATGCAGGAAATGTCAGCTTAtacatttaacaaataaagaaGGTTTCATAATACATTATCTTTGGTTGCAGGATTTCACATGGCTCCCAGGTTATCGAAGATTTTTCCGGAGTCCTGCCTTCTTATCTTTGTAGGAGTACTTATAGGCGCTTTGCTGTTAAGCACACATAGTGTTCATGTGCAACCTCTAACGCCTGATACATTTTTTCTGTATATGCTGCCTCCTATTATTTTGGACGCAGGATACTTCATGCCTAATAGGTTATTCTTTGACCATCTTGGAACTATACTGCTGTTTGCAGTTGTTGGAACagtttttaatactttaacaATTGGTAAGTACgacaatgttattttttcaaattcggTTATAGTTTTCACTGTCATTTTATtcgaattaaaatgtttataggGTTGTCGTTGTGGGCTTGTGGCCAGACCGGCATGTTCGCGTTTCCAACTCCCCTTTTGGACATGTTATTATTTGGAGCTTTAATATCGGCTGTGGACCCGGTGGCAGTTCTAGCGGTTTTTGAAGAGATTCACGTAGATGAAGTATTGTACATAGTAGTGTTTGGGGAATCTCTTTTAAATGATGCCGTTACTGTTGTTCTTTATCACATGTTTGAAGCTTACACGTATGTACCCATATCATTTCGTAATCTTTGCATGGTTTTTTAATGGCTTAAAATGAATGtgaaatgtattttcaaaattcTTCTTTATGTATGAACCAAGTATGAACGATTAAATATCAGACCTTGAAAATGATATTGAAagtaagaaaaaattaattgaacaaaatttttgtattttggaTCAACACAGACCCTTCCTATTAATTTATCATCCGTTTGCCAACAATTCCTATCTCTTCTGTGGAATTgtcgtaatataataaaagctcatttcaatataaattagaaTGCTTTTAGCATAATCaagtataaaagtaataagaaATGAGGGAAAAAAATGACATTGGTAAAATCGACATTGAATAAGATGTGTATGTTTTCCTtacttttgatttatttttaattagataatagaatatttattagctCCTTCCTTCTTAGCATTAATTCTTGGCGGAGTGCCATCCAATATATAAAAGGTATCcaaataattcttttttatttcattgtagAGAAATGGGGCCATCGAATCTAATGTACACTGACTTCCTCGCAGGCTTTGCGTCTTTTATAGTGGTAGCTTTTGGTGGTACGTGTATTGGAGTAGTTTGGGGTTTTGCTACAGGCCTTGTTACAAGGTTCACACATGAAGTGAGAGTGATAGAGCCGATATTCATCTTTGTGATGGCATATCTTGCGTACTTGAATGCTGAAATGTTTCACATGAGTGGAATTCTGGCGTAAGTTTTGATTTCCTTCTTATAAGATTACGAAGCAAAAAACGagataaaatactttataccGTATTACTACAAAGCTCCTTCAAACTTTACAATCTTATTTCACTTTATTTCTGAAGTTTGTCAGTAATTAACTTAAGAACTTCTTTTTCAAgggaatttaattttgtagcTCAGTTCATTCGTTATAATGGAATTAGGGATTTTTAAactcaatataatttaattgatttaaaatataaactctGTTTTGCAGAACTTAATATCATATTTGACTATTTTTAGGATAACCTTTTGCGGAATAACGATGAAGAATTACGTGGAGGCCAATATATCGCACAAGTCTCATaccacaataaaatatacaatgaagatgttgtcatcatcatcagagACTATCATATTCATGTTCCTTGGTGTTGCAactgttaataataatcacgtTTGGAATACTTGGTTTGTGCTATTGACAATTGTATTCTGTTCCGTTTTTCGTATAATAGGTGAGGTGAAAACATAGTCTCTAGTTATatctgaatatattttttaaatttattatgataatgcgataattttcttgttttaGGTGTGTACATATTTAGCGCTGTAGCAAATAAGTTTAGGCTGCACAAATTAAATACGGTTGAGAAGTTTGTTATGTCTTATGGAGGTAAgaaatagtaatttattatattatcagcAGTAGGTACAGAAAgttatcataaatattatcataatataatatacccaGTATATGCTAGTCATGTTAACTGGGTGTGTTCAATAACCAGCACTAATCCACATCTAATTATTTTCCGGAAAATATAGGTCTCAGGGGAGCGGTGGCATTCGCTCTGGTGCTATTAATAGATCCGAAAGTGGTGAAACTGCAACCAATGTTCGTTACGACCACGATAgctgttatttatttcactgTATTTATACAAGGGATCACGATAAAGCCTCTAGTAAAGATACTCAATGTTAAGACGGTCGAGAAAAGAAAGCCTACTATGAATGAACGCATACATGAAAGGGTAAATGAGATTCGTAAACCAATAAGTATTTACTAGTAACTTTTACTTACtgcaatgtttatattttatagtttatggACCATCTTATGGCGGGAATTGAAGATATTTTGGGTAAACACGGGAATCATCACATGCGTGATAAATTCAAGAGATTCGATAATCGGTTCATAAGACCGTTTTTGCTGAGAAATTATCAGgtatttgttttcaatattaaatcaatttaaagttcatttataaatctgaaattattagttaatgttttatttacggTTGTTGTATTTCGGTCCTTTTCACTTATTTCTAAATAGCAATTTTCAATAACGTTTGTGATATCGTGACCGATAACTTCCTGTGGACAGACTTGACCCCATTCGCGAAGCTTTGCTGTTCTGCCACTTTAAGtgtctttttgtattttataatattgattcatacaatgttatattataggaTGGTAGATTATACTTGGATTAGTActtcttttatctttataagtGGAAAAATCAAAGCAAGATTTTGCTAGTCGGAgcagtttaaataattattcaatgtGTATGTAGGTACCAATACATTAATCGACTTAAATTTTTGCTCTTTATCTCGAttgaatacctacatatatacGAACCGTAGTtacttactttaataaaagttaTCATATGAATCCATTAACAAATAACCTAGAACTATGTTTTTATGGAATACGAATGATTTGTACACAGGGCGCGGAGCCAAAGATTCTAGAGACTTATTCCAAATTGGCCATGCGAGATGCAATAGAGTACATGCAAAGAAATGCGTCAACTATTGGAAACATTTCCGGTGCAGAGTCGATGTCggctatatttaaaaactatacaAATGCTAATTTAAATGGAAGGTAGGaatctattctaatattaatCTTATATAACTTACCTGATAATACCCCATATTTTTTCGATATACTCTGAAGTCTTGATACGAGTGAGATACCATACAATTCGGAATTCCATgcctttaaatatttctttctcTGCTCTTTtggaatgttttatattttgttattcttCCAGTCCAAGCTTCAGTCAATTAGATTCTTCAACGTGGAATA from Colias croceus chromosome 9, ilColCroc2.1 encodes the following:
- the LOC123694389 gene encoding sodium/hydrogen exchanger 3, with product MTSLKHGVNLSRRACRHSLGLLTAAVLLSIANSNPIESTTKASPSIAVDGISTYPGLGFGPMGPVAPLPGEPPGTQLQQKQETTTELPVTQEPKKESTLVIAAFEFHRVETPFLIGVWIFFASIAKIGFHMAPRLSKIFPESCLLIFVGVLIGALLLSTHSVHVQPLTPDTFFLYMLPPIILDAGYFMPNRLFFDHLGTILLFAVVGTVFNTLTIGLSLWACGQTGMFAFPTPLLDMLLFGALISAVDPVAVLAVFEEIHVDEVLYIVVFGESLLNDAVTVVLYHMFEAYTEMGPSNLMYTDFLAGFASFIVVAFGGTCIGVVWGFATGLVTRFTHEVRVIEPIFIFVMAYLAYLNAEMFHMSGILAITFCGITMKNYVEANISHKSHTTIKYTMKMLSSSSETIIFMFLGVATVNNNHVWNTWFVLLTIVFCSVFRIIGVYIFSAVANKFRLHKLNTVEKFVMSYGGLRGAVAFALVLLIDPKVVKLQPMFVTTTIAVIYFTVFIQGITIKPLVKILNVKTVEKRKPTMNERIHERFMDHLMAGIEDILGKHGNHHMRDKFKRFDNRFIRPFLLRNYQGAEPKILETYSKLAMRDAIEYMQRNASTIGNISGAESMSAIFKNYTNANLNGSPSFSQLDSSTWNIDMQELEYNPSKKDLTDARIHHLLAEELCKPYRRHRRLSYSRHAVNDRDLGMQVNYKTHMNIRRLVGDRKHHHKRSKRGKQDGKNHVSFPEFQQNGSAKQFTHGKKKYYRLDYIDEVLQEDEETPRRENDDGGITFTAKSPPGYKEISPTSSHKENSSSLLNQLANLPGFNPLKARIVKQYAKTPEEILPTAVEKSLPWRRDRSTYNFVPNEDILEEDERRMSDDNDTYITVAEQARVATPTATETMLPWKREDTEAGALKQFEFPSWASNKEYLAYSSPSATFLGGIEKPKHPKSIIGLFRRESSSSTQGGSEIPVMSDSEGKAESSKGDTSSSRGDISGLAKQGPSLLSKRSTSLGGPTVLLMEDVAHSDPLGASSRPASIMQGPHRGQCRRGSMLELTGSLSRDAITEEKCSKSLPESERMGVRRLALGQQSLPRETFSRQHTLTSNVLTSSSSDDSSDENT